In one window of Hypanus sabinus isolate sHypSab1 unplaced genomic scaffold, sHypSab1.hap1 scaffold_603, whole genome shotgun sequence DNA:
- the LOC132389571 gene encoding zinc finger protein 214-like produces MAHQRVHTEERPFTCSECGKRFTQLSSLQRHQRVHTGEKPFTCSECGKRFTRSSHLLEHLRVHTEEKPFSCSECGKGFTQLSNLQRHQRVHTGEKPFTCSECGEGFTDSSSRQKHQRVHSRQRLFTCSDCGKGFTYSSNLKVHQRVHTGDRLFTCSVCGKGFIQSSKLLSHQRVHTGEKPFTCSVCGKGFTQSSTLLVHQRVHTGEKPFTCSECGKRFTRSSHLLEHLRVHTGEKPFSCSVCGKGFTRSSGLEKHQQVHTG; encoded by the coding sequence atggctcaccagcgagttcacaccgaggagcggccgttcacttgctcagaatgtgggaagagattcactcagttatccagcctacagagacatcagcgagttcacactggggagaagccgttcacctgctcagaatgtgggaagagattcactcggtcatcccacctacttgaacacctgcgagttcacactgaggagaagccattctcctgctcagaatgtgggaagggattcactcagttatccaacctacagagacatcagcgagttcacactggggagaagccgttcacctgctcagaatgtggggaaggattcactgattcatccagcagacagaaacatcagcgagttcatagcAGGCagcggctgttcacctgctcagactgtgggaagggattcacttactCATCTAATCtcaaggtacatcagcgagttcacactggtgacaggctgttcacctgctcagtctgtgggaagggattcattcagtcatccaaactactgagtcatcagcgagttcacactggggagaagccgttcacctgctcagtctgtgggaagggattcactcagtcatctaccctactggtacatcagcgagttcacactggggagaagccgttcacctgctcagaatgtgggaagagattcactcggtcatcccacctacttgaacacctgcgagttcacactggggagaagccattctcctgctcagtctgtgggaagggattcactcggtcatctggtCTCGAAAAACACCAGcaggttcacactgggtag